GTAAGAATAGCCTTTTTTGCATTCCTATAAAAATCCTTTGCAGAAAGTCTTGTCTCCACTCCTGTTAAATGCAGAAAATGATCCACCGGAAAAGAAACTTCAAAATATTCATCTCCATATACATACAGAAACGTTTTACCCGCTAAACTCTGGCTATATACAATTGCCGCCTTTATAATACCTTGTCGTATTGCGTTTTTCTTATCTACCTTTGTTGCCATTTATACCTCACACGCAAAGAAGAGTGTGGCATTTAACCACACTCTTCTGAGAATTACTTTTGTAAAAGAGTTTTCTGCTGGTTGTCAGCCTCGGTACCCAGTTAAGATACCCATAACGACGTGGAAATCATTAAGTCCCCCACGTGGACTACAACTTTATCCAAGTTGCCAAGCTCGATGCCCAGTTAAGACATCTAATGAGATGGAATTTTATCCTGCTCCATCTGCAGCCCAACTTTTAACGATGCTCTTACATCGAGAACATTTCTGTTCTTACTTTTATTATACTCAATCAATCAAAAAAATCAACACAGCTCTGCAAATTTTAATTATTTCCAATATGATTAAATCGGTCTCGTACGATTCCAACTCTATTTATTCTTACATAATAGTCTACTTAACATAGTGAGTAGAAATCCTCCTATAAGTCCTCCTATATGAGCTGCATTATCAACTCCATTAGAGAAGAAACCATAGGATAATGCGGAACATACCATAAAGATCATTCCTGTTAATCCGATTTCTTCTACTCTGTGTCTCTTTTTCTGAATAAGATCTGCCAGGATACAGAATAGCAGTCCACCCATAACTCCAAAGATCGCTCCGGATGCTCCAGCTCCTACTGTGTTTGGACTGGCTCCCAAGGTAAAAATTACTGAGGTTACCGCTCCTGCTAATCCTGCTCCGATATATATAATAAAATATGCCAGCTTTCCGGTGATTCTTTCTAATCTGCATCCAATTAATAATAAAATGAGCATATTCTGGAGAAGATGGTCTGCTCCAAAGTGGAGAAACATTGATGTGAACAGGCGATAATATTGTCCTTTTTCTACAATATCTACCCAATCCATCGCGCCATGTGTCGCCATAAATTCTGCATTTGTTGTATCTCCAAAAAAGCTCAATACCACAAAGACAAACACGTTGATAAGAACAAGCATCGTATTCACTGGTGTTAACATCTGATGAAGTTCTTTTTTCTCTTCTGCGGCTTGTTTTTGCAAAAATTTCTGCGTAAATGGCTCTAGATCATTTTCCAGATTATAATATTCTGATTTTTGATACTCATAAATATAGAGCTGTCCTGCCTTTATGTCAAAAAACCATACATCCGGATAACTTTCTGCTTCTTTTCTTTCCTCTGTATCCGGCGCTCCCTGTCTCAGTATCAATAGCAGATGTTCTACTTTTTTCTGGTACTTTATCATAATCTGACGTTCGATATCCGCCATTTCTCTTTCCCGTTGTTCTAACGACATCTTTTTCTGTCCCGGTAATACCGGAGGAACAATCTCAAGCAGCGATAACTTTCCATTGGTATCCTTTCCCCATAAAATCTTTGAATCATATTTTATTCTCTGAAATCCCTGGTGAAATAAGAATTCCTGCAATGCTTCTGTAAATTCCATAAAATCTCCTGCTTACCTTTCTTTATCGTATTATCCCCATTATATAAGGGATGGCATTTTAGTGCAAGAGACCGCATACTATATTACTGGATTGTTGTGTGTTCCAACAGAAATCTATATTCTTTTTGTGCAAAACGCACCGTTGCTCCTTCTTGTAATCTTTCCTGGCTGCCTTTTTTTATTTTCCTTCCGTCTATCCACGTTCCATTTGTTGAATCTAAATCTCGCAGAATATATCCTTCTCCCCCGTTTTCGTAAAAAGCTTCTAATATCACTGCATGTTCTCTGCTTACTGTTTTGTCTGATATTTTTAACTGATTTACCCCTTCTGCACTGCCAATGTAAAACGGACAGCTTTTTATGATAGAAACAATGCCGGTTTCCATATCTCGAAGCATCGGATAAAAAGATTCTTTTTCTAAACTCAAAATAGTTGTTCCTTCTCCCTCGGTATTCCAATCTGTTTTCATATCCCATTCCGCTTCTGTTTTTACTACTGACATATCTTTGTTTCCTCTTCTATTGTATTGCTCTGCATTATCATTTTCTCTATTTTTCTTATTATAATCAGCCAAACATGTCTCTGGCGCTTTTCTGATTCGTCTAAGTTCTCTAAAACATTTTAATATTGCAAGTACAAAGGCTGCTATAAATAATATTCCCCCGATACAATATCTGAGAAGAATTTCTGTAAACCCTTTTGTGATTCCGGAAACTATACAAATACTCTCAAACACAATTGCTGCGATACTGGCAATTCCGAGAATGCTAAGCAAGCTTATATATATGAACTTCTGATACGATGGCTTTTTAGCATTTATTTTCTGAACAGAAGGTTGATCTGCTTCTTTAAAGTATTCCCTTTCCGGTTCTTTCACTCTTTCCTCTGCTAAGTCTTCCCTGAAAAATTCTTCGTATGAATTTCTTTTTATATATTCTTCCTCTTTTTCTTCTGTACACAGATAATTTTCCAATAATTCTTTTGAAAATCCCAATTTACGAACTTTATTATACACCTTATATATATACCGCACTGCTTTATCATCCTCATAATCTATCTGGATGAGCATCCATTCAAAGAAAGCTTCTATTCTGGCCTGGAGGTTTTCCCTATATGTTTTAGGACTGTAAATCCACTGCATCGTTCCGTCTGCACTTTCATAAATATATTCCGGTGATAATTCCACATAATTCAGGTTCAACATATAATCATCTATTTCCTGTATTAAATCACTTATACTCTGCAGGATCCTTTTGCATTTATCCTGTGATAACGGTTCATTTTTTTCCTGCATTTTTAATGATCTTCTTCCTGTTATGTCAAATAGCAGGCTTTTTTCTCCATCTTTTTCCCGAAGCTGTACCGGCACCAGCATTCTTAGAGAATTACGATTCAACACTTCATATTCTACAGATAAATAATAATCTAACCCACAATCAGTCATGTTCTGTTTTATTTCAAAACCGACATCTTCTTTATCTGATATTTCGTTATCTAGTATTTCTTTATTTAATATTTCTTTATGTTCAATTACACTTAACAGATAGGTATGTGTCCCTTCTTTTACAATATCCACAATCCCTCACACTCTCTCCTCTTCTATTTTTGTTTGTCTTTTTATCTGTTTGTGCATTGTTTTTGATTTTTATTTCTGTATTGTAATCTTTCTTTATTGCAATCTTTCTTTGATTCTTTATTTCTTCTTACTTCTTCGCTGTCTGTTTTCTAAGAAGTTCCTCTTCATTGCTTATAACTGCTTTTTCTTTGCATGTAAATGTCCATCCAGCTGTTCCCGTATACTCCCTGCTCCCCCACACAGGAATCAAAAACCGGATCGATGCACTTGCTGATACTTTATCTTCTGAAAAACTCACTCCGTTTTTGCACAGGGTTGTACCACTTAAACGTGTTGAAATTCTTTTTGCCAGCCTTGCTTTTGCCTTTCCGATAAGCTGACCTCTATTATTATGCCGAAGAAAATTTTTATTACGACTTAATAATTGCTGTGGCTTATACGTTCCATCTATCAGATTTCCATCTGTCTTCCATACATCTGCCGTCTCATCGGCTAGTCGAATCGTCTCGCTCTTTACTGACGACATATCAATTAGAAAAATACCAAAGAATATTTCTATAACGATTATCATCAAAATAATCGGTACAATGCAGGCTGCTTCTACTGTCATCATCCCCCGATTATCCATTTTTCTTATTCCTATCATAATTACCTCCTAGAAGCACAGCGTGAACATGGCCGCAAGTTTCCGACATCCTTTAACTTTACCGCTTTTATCGTTCTTTTTAATCCACTACATCCCAGTGTAGAATGATAGCAGTCCCCATAGGCTGTTACAAATAATGCCGATGGATTTTTCCCTTTCTTTATACACTTCTCACAGGCAGCATATTTTGATGAATGAAGAACTTCCTGTATTGCTGCACTGCCGGTAATTTTTAAACAGATATGTGAGCAGGAAGAATCTTTATGGTATACTACTCCATTTTCTGCAACATAAACAATCTGATTATCCCCGGCTTCCTCATATTCTCCCCAGTGCTTTACATATCCTGAAAATATCCTTCTTTTTACCGTTGTTTTTTTTCGAAATCGCAATCCTGAAAAAAAGGGTACCGGAACCTTTAATGTATATGCCGCTTTTATCTGCAGTTGTTCTCCCTCTAATAAAGTAGAATGTATTGAAATTCCTCTCTTCCCGCCATCAATAAGATTCTCACATAAGGAACCACCTTCATATATCGAAAAAAACACTCCTCTTGCATTCTGCGGTTGCTGTACGACTGCTTTCTGGGCGCATACCTTTGCC
This Anaerobutyricum hallii DNA region includes the following protein-coding sequences:
- a CDS encoding rhomboid family intramembrane serine protease, with product MEFTEALQEFLFHQGFQRIKYDSKILWGKDTNGKLSLLEIVPPVLPGQKKMSLEQREREMADIERQIMIKYQKKVEHLLLILRQGAPDTEERKEAESYPDVWFFDIKAGQLYIYEYQKSEYYNLENDLEPFTQKFLQKQAAEEKKELHQMLTPVNTMLVLINVFVFVVLSFFGDTTNAEFMATHGAMDWVDIVEKGQYYRLFTSMFLHFGADHLLQNMLILLLIGCRLERITGKLAYFIIYIGAGLAGAVTSVIFTLGASPNTVGAGASGAIFGVMGGLLFCILADLIQKKRHRVEEIGLTGMIFMVCSALSYGFFSNGVDNAAHIGGLIGGFLLTMLSRLLCKNK
- a CDS encoding DUF6382 domain-containing protein is translated as MDIVKEGTHTYLLSVIEHKEILNKEILDNEISDKEDVGFEIKQNMTDCGLDYYLSVEYEVLNRNSLRMLVPVQLREKDGEKSLLFDITGRRSLKMQEKNEPLSQDKCKRILQSISDLIQEIDDYMLNLNYVELSPEYIYESADGTMQWIYSPKTYRENLQARIEAFFEWMLIQIDYEDDKAVRYIYKVYNKVRKLGFSKELLENYLCTEEKEEEYIKRNSYEEFFREDLAEERVKEPEREYFKEADQPSVQKINAKKPSYQKFIYISLLSILGIASIAAIVFESICIVSGITKGFTEILLRYCIGGILFIAAFVLAILKCFRELRRIRKAPETCLADYNKKNRENDNAEQYNRRGNKDMSVVKTEAEWDMKTDWNTEGEGTTILSLEKESFYPMLRDMETGIVSIIKSCPFYIGSAEGVNQLKISDKTVSREHAVILEAFYENGGEGYILRDLDSTNGTWIDGRKIKKGSQERLQEGATVRFAQKEYRFLLEHTTIQ